The sequence below is a genomic window from Candidatus Acidiferrales bacterium.
AAAGGTGCGGGTCAACATCCCGCTGTCACTGGTTGAAACGGTGCTTCCAGCCATCAATCATGGGCAATTTCACGGCGGCGAAATCGACTGCGGCGATTTGCGCGCGAATGGCGTCGATTTGCGGATGATTCTGGATGCCGTGAAAAACACTCCGGACGGCGAATTTGTGACGGTACAGGCGCCGGACAAGGATGTTCGCGTAGCCAAATCGAATGGCAACCTTCTTGTGCACGTGATCGACAAGAACGAGAAAAAGAAGGTGGACGTGACGATTCCGTGGGCCGTAGCACAGGCGCTTAGTTCCGGCAGCGACAAGCAGATTAACATCGAAGCCGCGATCGAAGCTTTGGAAAAGGCCGGAGACACGACGCTTGTGACCGTGGCGGATGAGGACCAAACCGTGCGCGTGTGGATCGATTCGCGCAATACGGCCGACTGAGCGGCGCTGCCGCCTCGTGCAGCGAAGGAGGAGCGCAGATGATACTGCTCGCCAAAATCGGATTGGGATTTGTTGGCACCGCGCTCGTCGCCGGAGCTGTGGTCTCGAGCGAAGGATTCATTCACGTGAAAGTCAACGAAGTGCGCGCCGACGGGCACCATATTTCGCTTCTGGTGCCCGCGATGCTCGTGCCCTTGACCTTGGAAATGGTGCCAAAGCATTACCTGAAGCCCGCGGCGCAAAATCTGCAGCCCTATATGCCCGTCGTGGACGCGGCACTCTCAGGACTAGCGAACTGCCCGGATGGGACGCTGGTAGAAGTGACGGATCACGAACAACACGCCACGGTGGTGAAGCAGGGTGGGTCAATTATAGTTGACGTACAAGACCCGGAGGAAACGGTGCACGTGGCTGTGCCGCTGCGCGCGACGCGAAATGCGATTCATGAAATCGCGGACGCAGACGGAACGATTTAGAAGCAGTGACGAGTGGCAAGTGACGAGTGACCAGAAAGAGCACTCGTGCGCCGAAAACGAAGTGCGGCTCTCCCCTGAAGGGAAGTACCAGAGGGGCTTAAGGCGGCATGGGACGCGTTACGTTATGGCTGTCTTGCCGTTGGAGATGGCCGACGGCTATTTACGAGGCAAAACCCTTAGGACTGAGCTTCCTTGGCCGGAATCCAGTAAACCTCTTCGCGGATGGATTCCTTGGGAAAACCGCGGCGGCGAAGAATTCCCTTGCTGTTGTCGATCATTTGCGGATGACCGCAGAGATAGACGGAAGTATTCGAAGCGCTAAGACCCCAAGCGTCGGCGTATTTGCGCACTAAATCTTCGACGCGGCCTGTTTCCCCCTTCCAATCACCATCCTCCCACGGGCGGCTGATGCTGGCGACATAGGTCAGCCAAGGAAAGGCTTTGGCGACTTTTTCGAATTCCTCACGATAGCCGAATTCGTGCGAGCGGCTCGCGGCATTGATGACATAGAGGTGATGCTCGCCGCCAAATTTGCCCTCGCGAGCGTCCTTTTCGAGCGAGCGGATGTAGCTCACAAAAGGCGCGACGCCGGTGACGGTGCAAAGCAGAAGATGATTCATGCGTCCGCTTTTCGTGTCCAGTGTGAAGCGGCCCTTGGGAACTTTGCGCATGGCCAGTTCATCGCCGGGATGAAGTTTATAGAGCAAAGGAGTCAGCTCACCCTGCGGGACAAGCTCGATGAAAATCTCCAGTTCAGGCTCGTGCGGAGCAGAGACAATTGAATAGGCACGCTCGACGAGTTTCTGTTTCTGCGGGTCTTCTACGCCCAGTGTGGCGTACTGGCCAGGCTGAAAGCGGAATTCGCCACCGGGATTGATGCGAACCATCCAAAGGTCTGGTGCGATATCGGCACGATGCGTGACTCGCGCGCGATAAAACTTATCTGGCGGCAAATTCATCGCAACCTTTTTACCGGAAGTGAGGCCAACTGGCGAGGAGTTTTTCGCAGAAAAAAAGAGGCGCTTGACGAGTGTCAAGCGCCCCGGAAATCCACGAGCCAGCCGAATTGGAATCTACGGCTGCGGAGGACGACCCATACCCATCGGGTTGAAGGGCTGAGGGGTACCAGTGATTTTATCCTTTGCATCGGTGACAGACTTGACCATGACCATCGTTGTACGTCCTTTGTCTGAGACGGACTTGACCAATCCATAGGGGCCCCCGGCATTGGGAGCGAGCCATGCGTCGCCGGATCCGTCTTTGGCGCGGAAATGTTCGCAGTCGAAGGTGCCAGCCGGAGTGGTTACGGTTTCCTTGCCAAGGTCTTCGGCGTTCTTGCGATAATCAACGACTTTAGGTTCATCCTGCGAACTCATCCTTTGAGTCATCATGTCGGGCATGAGCATGGGAGGCTGGCCGGGCATCTGGATGACGGCGCGCCTGAGAGTCAGAGTGTCACCGTCGCGGGAGAACAGGTCCTTAATGATTACTTCGCCTTGCCCCTCGCCGTGGCGGGCGGTCATAGAGATTTCCAGCCAATACGCGTCGCTGCCATCGACGGACTCCTTTCCGACGATAGCGACGTCTACATTTCTCTTCGTGCCGTCCGAATACTGCATTTCGTAGGTGGCACCGGCGCCGACTACGGGATTCCAGACGCCGGCGACTGACGGCATACGGATTCGAAACTGAGCGCTGACCGAGCCAGCCACCAAAGTCAAAAGAGCAATCGCGGACGCGGTTTGCAGGAAACGCTTCATAAACTTCCTCCTCAAGAGGCAACGATATTGTGATAGGGGCCGTGACTTCGAGTAACACGGGCCGATGACCAGAACTGGATCAGCGATACTTCCACAGCAGAGCTTGGACTGGAAACGTTCTAAAAGTCCTGTCCTTTTTCGTCCACCATCTTGCGCGTATCAAACGTATTGTGCAGGTCGAGACCTTTCACTTTGCAGACAAACTCGAGACCCTTCTCCTGGGCAGAAGCCACGTCCTGGCCGCTGGCCGTTTTTTTCGGGAAGAAGAATATCAGGTTGGCGGTTTTGCCGTTGGCCCCTTGCTGGATTTGGATCTTGATTGGCGCAATCTTCTGCTTCGACTGCTTGCCCTCAAGATAGGAAACGGACTTCAACTGATCTTCCGTGAGACTCTGAAAGGGGGTCATGTCCGGGCCGAGAAGGACAACTTCATACGCTGTGACCGGCTCCGCGAGAAACTTGGCGCCATCGGCTTCGGACATTTGACCTTTCAAGACCGCTTCCCGGACCAAGGCCTCGCGCATGACGCGGGATGAGTACCACCGGATATAGAACGGAGTCTGTGGGATCATCCCTTCGGCAGGCTGGTCTCCGGTGTCTGCCGTCCTTCCGTTATTGGGCAACATTGCGGAGCCCTTCGGCTGGTTCTGGGTGGCACCGTTCTGGTTCCCTGCGGACGCAGCCGCTCCCCCTTCGGACTGAGACTGGCCGGATTGATTCATGTCCTGAAATTGGGCAGGGCGCCAGCTCGCCGCAACGATCAGACGCTTGCCCCACGGAGAGCTGTTGAGAATCTGATCGAGGTCGTGCTGATCCCACTGCTGATAGGGCTTGGTTTTCCACGGTTCGTTCGACGCCCAAACCAAGCCCGACAGAATCAGAACACAGAAAACGGCAAGCGCTTTTCTACACATAGCCCATCCTAGAAATCCTCGCCCTTTTCATCAACCATCTTGCGAGTATCGAAGACGTTGTGGAGGTTGAGGCCCTTCAATTTGCATACAAACTCGATTCCCTTCTCCTGCGCGGAGGCCACGTCGGCACCTCCCGCGGTTTTTCGGGGGAATAAGAATACGAGGCTGTAGGTGATGCCTGCAGGATTCTTGTTCAACCGAATGGTGGCGGGTACCACTTTTTGCTTCGATTCTTTCCCTTCCAGGTAAGAATCAGATTTCAATTGATCCTCGTTGAGATTTTGAAAGGGAGTCATATCCGGGCCGAAGACAATGATTTCGTAATCAGTGACCGGCTCGGAGAGGAGCTTGGCGCCTTCCGCCTCTGTGATCTTGCCGCCGAGTACCGCTTCGCGGGCAAGGGCCTCACGGATGACGCGCGAGGAGTACCAACGGATATAGAACGAGGTCTTCGGTGAAACGGCATTGGAGGAATTGTTGGTCGAGCCGACCGAATCCATGCTTCTGTCCGGCGGCGCAGTATCGGGCATGCCGCCCTTTTGAGTGTTCATGTGGCTGCGGAGCTCGACATTTTGGTCGCTCTGAGCCATTACGGCTGGAGACGATCCGTTGGATTTCCAATTCACATCGACTTGGACTTTCTTAGCCCAAGGAGAATCGTTGAGAATGATCTGGATGTCAGATTTGTCCCACTGCTGGTAAGGCTTGGTCTTCCAAGGTTCGTCGGCCGCCCACAAAAGACTGGCTAGAATAAGTAATGCCGCAGGGACGAAAATTTTCTTGTGC
It includes:
- a CDS encoding ferredoxin--NADP reductase, coding for MNLPPDKFYRARVTHRADIAPDLWMVRINPGGEFRFQPGQYATLGVEDPQKQKLVERAYSIVSAPHEPELEIFIELVPQGELTPLLYKLHPGDELAMRKVPKGRFTLDTKSGRMNHLLLCTVTGVAPFVSYIRSLEKDAREGKFGGEHHLYVINAASRSHEFGYREEFEKVAKAFPWLTYVASISRPWEDGDWKGETGRVEDLVRKYADAWGLSASNTSVYLCGHPQMIDNSKGILRRRGFPKESIREEVYWIPAKEAQS